A single region of the Sphingobium sp. TKS genome encodes:
- the rplI gene encoding 50S ribosomal protein L9, whose product MEIILLERIEKLGAIGDVVTVKDGYARNYLLPNKKALRSNNANKKVFEANRAKIEADNAARRTDAEKAAEGVNGKQIVLIRQSSNAGHLYGSVAVRDVVEALHADGVTNVTKAMVVLERPIKTLGVFDVKVALHPEVAVTITVNVARSPEEAELQSQGVDVMADLFEKDESGFTEDYDPNAEPGEIAVEAEEAPAEEA is encoded by the coding sequence ATGGAAATCATTCTCCTCGAACGGATCGAGAAGCTGGGCGCCATCGGTGACGTCGTCACCGTGAAGGACGGTTACGCGCGTAACTATCTGCTGCCCAACAAGAAGGCGCTGCGCTCCAACAACGCCAACAAGAAGGTCTTCGAAGCCAACCGCGCGAAGATCGAAGCCGACAACGCCGCCCGCCGCACGGACGCTGAAAAGGCTGCCGAAGGCGTCAACGGCAAGCAGATCGTCCTGATCCGCCAGTCGTCCAACGCCGGCCACCTCTATGGTTCGGTCGCCGTTCGCGACGTCGTCGAAGCGCTGCACGCTGATGGCGTCACCAACGTCACCAAGGCGATGGTCGTGCTGGAACGCCCGATCAAGACCCTGGGCGTGTTCGACGTCAAGGTTGCGCTGCATCCCGAAGTCGCGGTCACCATCACGGTGAACGTCGCCCGCTCGCCGGAAGAAGCCGAACTGCAGTCGCAGGGCGTGGACGTGATGGCCGATCTGTTCGAAAAGGACGAGAGCGGCTTCACCGAAGATTATGATCCGAACGCGGAACCCGGCGAAATCGCCGTGGAAGCCGAAGAAGCCCCGGCTGAAGAAGCCTGA
- the rpsR gene encoding 30S ribosomal protein S18: protein MARPFFRRRKSCPFAAKDAPKIDYKDVRLLQGFVSERGKIVPSRITAVSAKKQRELAQAIKRARHLGLLPYIVK, encoded by the coding sequence ATGGCACGCCCGTTTTTCCGCCGCCGCAAGAGCTGCCCCTTCGCCGCCAAGGATGCGCCGAAGATCGATTATAAGGACGTCCGTCTGCTGCAGGGCTTCGTGTCCGAGCGCGGCAAGATCGTCCCCAGCCGCATCACCGCGGTGTCCGCCAAGAAGCAGCGCGAGCTGGCCCAGGCCATCAAGCGCGCCCGTCATCTGGGCCTGCTGCCCTACATCGTGAAGTGA
- the rpsF gene encoding 30S ribosomal protein S6 has translation MALYEHVFLARQDLAQAQVDALAETATKIVEENAGKVTKVETWGLRSLAYKIAKNRKAHYVMLNIDAPAGVVAELERQTQINEDIIRYMTIKVDELEGGPSVMMRKQERSERGDRGPRGDRGDRGPREDRGDRGPRREREEAAAGE, from the coding sequence ATGGCTCTTTATGAGCATGTGTTCCTTGCGCGCCAGGATCTGGCACAAGCGCAGGTGGACGCTCTGGCGGAAACCGCCACCAAGATCGTCGAGGAAAATGCTGGCAAGGTGACCAAGGTGGAAACCTGGGGTCTGCGCAGCCTCGCGTACAAGATCGCCAAGAACCGCAAGGCGCACTATGTCATGCTCAACATCGATGCCCCTGCCGGCGTCGTGGCCGAGCTGGAGCGCCAGACCCAGATCAACGAAGACATCATCCGCTACATGACCATCAAGGTCGATGAGCTGGAAGGTGGCCCGTCGGTCATGATGCGCAAGCAGGAACGCTCCGAGCGTGGTGATCGCGGCCCCCGCGGTGACCGTGGCGATCGTGGCCCCCGCGAAGATCGTGGCGACCGTGGCCCGCGCCGTGAGCGCGAAGAAGCCGCCGCCGGCGAATAA
- a CDS encoding GntP family permease produces MAVGIAALSLILLMIAAYRGMSVIVMAPLLAMLAVFLTDPSAVPAVFSGLFMEKVGSFLKLYFPVFLLGALFGKLIEISGFSRSIVSAVIGLVGAQRAIPAIMLVTALLTYGGVSVFVAVFAVYPFAAEMFQQGDIPKRLVPATIGLGAITFTMDAMPGTPQIQNIIPTSFFGTTAWAAPSLGLIGSACIMGMGLAYLGWRRRAMKAAGEGYGAPETLVNEPEAVDGGEKVAHPLIALLPLLVVGLGNLALTIMIPRMVSGEEVSVSLIGLAEPVVVKVAQVAALWAVEGALLLGIGTILLFAFARVARRFADGSRAAVGGALLAGMNTAVEYGFGAVIAALPGFLVVKEALKAVPNPLVNEAITVTSLAGITGSASGGLSIALAAMAEQFAAAGDAAGIPREVLHRVASMASGGMDSLPHNGAIITLLAVTGLTHRQAYKDIFALTLIKTFTVFLVIAVYYLTGLA; encoded by the coding sequence ATGGCGGTCGGGATCGCGGCCTTGTCGCTGATATTGCTGATGATTGCGGCCTATCGGGGGATGAGCGTCATCGTGATGGCGCCGCTGCTGGCGATGCTGGCGGTGTTTCTGACCGATCCTTCCGCCGTGCCTGCGGTGTTTTCGGGGCTTTTCATGGAGAAGGTGGGGAGTTTTCTGAAGCTCTATTTCCCGGTGTTTTTGCTTGGGGCGCTGTTCGGGAAGCTGATCGAGATTTCGGGCTTTTCGCGCTCGATTGTCTCGGCGGTGATCGGGCTGGTGGGCGCGCAAAGGGCGATCCCGGCGATCATGCTGGTGACGGCGCTGCTGACCTATGGCGGGGTTTCCGTCTTTGTGGCGGTATTTGCGGTTTATCCCTTCGCCGCAGAGATGTTCCAGCAGGGGGATATTCCCAAGCGATTGGTGCCCGCGACCATTGGCCTCGGCGCGATCACCTTCACCATGGATGCGATGCCGGGGACGCCGCAGATCCAGAATATCATTCCGACCAGCTTCTTCGGCACGACGGCCTGGGCAGCGCCGTCGCTGGGGCTGATCGGATCGGCCTGCATCATGGGGATGGGGCTGGCCTATCTCGGCTGGCGGCGGCGGGCGATGAAGGCAGCGGGAGAGGGCTATGGCGCGCCGGAAACCCTGGTGAACGAGCCGGAAGCGGTGGATGGGGGCGAGAAGGTTGCGCATCCTTTGATCGCATTGCTGCCGCTGTTGGTGGTGGGGCTGGGAAATCTGGCTTTGACCATCATGATCCCGCGCATGGTGTCGGGGGAGGAGGTCAGCGTGTCGCTGATCGGCCTTGCCGAGCCGGTGGTGGTGAAGGTGGCGCAGGTGGCGGCGCTCTGGGCCGTGGAGGGCGCGTTGTTGCTGGGGATCGGGACGATCCTGCTCTTCGCCTTTGCGCGGGTGGCGCGGCGCTTTGCCGATGGGTCGAGGGCGGCCGTGGGCGGGGCGTTGCTCGCGGGGATGAATACGGCAGTGGAATATGGGTTCGGAGCGGTGATCGCGGCGCTGCCGGGCTTTCTGGTGGTGAAGGAGGCGCTGAAGGCCGTGCCCAATCCGCTGGTCAATGAGGCGATTACCGTGACCTCGCTCGCCGGGATTACGGGATCGGCTTCGGGCGGGCTGTCGATCGCGCTGGCGGCGATGGCCGAGCAGTTCGCAGCGGCGGGCGATGCTGCGGGCATCCCGCGCGAGGTGCTGCATCGGGTGGCGTCCATGGCGAGCGGCGGGATGGACAGCCTGCCGCATAATGGCGCGATCATCACGTTGTTGGCGGTGACGGGGCTGACCCATAGGCAGGCCTATAAGGATATTTTTGCGCTGACGTTGATCAAGACGTTCACCGTTTTCCTGGTGATCGCAGTCTATTATCTGACGGGACTGGCATAG
- a CDS encoding RcnB family protein — translation MFKKLLMALTATTMMASPMVAAEAQAAPHREVHQTVKQGSHGRTVTRTTVIRKDDRRDNHRRWAKGQRFDRRYANNYRVIDNYRGYRLKAPPRGYHWVSSGNDAVLVALASGIIASVITGAIR, via the coding sequence ATGTTCAAGAAGTTGCTGATGGCTCTCACCGCCACCACCATGATGGCGAGCCCGATGGTCGCTGCGGAAGCTCAGGCCGCGCCGCACCGCGAAGTCCATCAGACCGTGAAGCAAGGCTCCCATGGCCGCACCGTCACCCGGACGACCGTCATTCGCAAGGACGACCGCCGCGACAATCACCGCCGCTGGGCCAAGGGCCAGCGTTTCGACCGCCGCTATGCGAACAACTATCGCGTGATCGACAATTATCGCGGCTACCGCCTGAAGGCTCCGCCGCGCGGCTATCACTGGGTCAGTTCAGGCAATGACGCAGTGCTGGTCGCCCTTGCCAGCGGCATCATCGCCTCGGTCATCACCGGCGCCATCCGTTAA